The proteins below come from a single Deltaproteobacteria bacterium genomic window:
- a CDS encoding UDP-N-acetylmuramoyl-L-alanyl-D-glutamate--2,6-diaminopimelate ligase has protein sequence MNLNPFLPHLKPLQVQGPLDQAFAQICYDSRKVKKGDLFVALRGLQVDGHVFISKALQQGASVIVCESLPAGFPSGPTFVQVQNTRQSLAILASHFYQYPSCKILSVGITGTNGKTSSSYLLESILELAGYSPAVFGTINYRHGQHFIEASHTTPESLELQKMLRDFVNEGAKSLVMEVSSHALLQHRVDEIDFDAALFTNLSPEHLDFHKNMEDYFAAKCLLFERLLNESKKEKKYGIFNLDDPYGKRLAEKKYSYVPCTFSLSKNSGAQLYPSQVSITLKGIVAEIESPQGKIRCDSALVGQYNLSNLLGVVATSLSLGIPKQAIEEGIRVFKKVPGRLEKIENTQGVTVVVDYAHTPDALTQVLESLKSLQGQEERLKRGKLLVLFGCGGDRDSLKRPLMGQAVAKLADFAWVTSDNPRTEDPKKIVDQILPGLKQEGWQENSNYCIELDRAAAIRSILQCSKSGDIILIAGKGHEDYQIIGKKKIHFDDREEVEKFFKIVPSPLEGEGQGEGTVK, from the coding sequence ATGAATTTAAACCCTTTCCTCCCCCATCTTAAGCCCCTTCAAGTCCAAGGCCCCTTGGACCAAGCCTTTGCGCAGATTTGCTATGATAGTCGAAAGGTAAAAAAGGGAGACCTCTTTGTGGCCTTGAGGGGGCTGCAAGTGGATGGGCATGTGTTTATTTCCAAAGCCCTTCAGCAAGGGGCCTCGGTGATCGTTTGTGAATCGCTTCCAGCGGGCTTTCCTTCCGGTCCAACTTTTGTACAGGTGCAAAATACGCGTCAAAGTCTGGCGATTCTCGCCTCCCATTTTTATCAGTATCCCAGTTGCAAGATCCTCAGTGTGGGCATTACGGGAACCAACGGAAAAACCAGCAGCAGCTATCTTTTGGAATCTATTTTGGAACTGGCTGGATATTCTCCTGCTGTTTTTGGCACCATCAATTATCGTCATGGTCAACATTTTATTGAAGCAAGCCACACCACTCCGGAATCTTTAGAGCTTCAAAAGATGTTGCGTGATTTTGTGAATGAAGGTGCAAAGTCTCTGGTGATGGAGGTGTCCTCTCATGCCCTCCTACAACATCGAGTGGATGAGATTGATTTTGACGCAGCACTTTTTACAAATCTGAGCCCCGAGCACCTCGATTTTCACAAGAATATGGAAGACTATTTTGCGGCCAAATGTCTTTTGTTTGAGCGCTTGCTGAACGAAAGTAAAAAAGAAAAAAAATACGGGATTTTTAATCTGGATGATCCCTATGGGAAAAGGCTTGCTGAAAAGAAATATTCTTATGTGCCTTGCACCTTCTCTCTCAGTAAAAATTCAGGCGCTCAGCTTTATCCCTCTCAGGTCTCCATTACCCTGAAAGGGATTGTCGCCGAGATCGAGAGTCCACAGGGAAAAATCCGTTGTGACAGTGCTTTGGTGGGGCAATACAATTTGTCGAATTTGTTAGGGGTGGTGGCTACATCACTTTCCTTGGGAATACCTAAACAAGCAATCGAAGAGGGGATACGGGTTTTTAAGAAGGTTCCCGGTCGTCTTGAAAAAATAGAGAATACCCAAGGAGTGACTGTCGTTGTGGATTATGCGCACACTCCGGATGCCTTGACCCAGGTGTTAGAATCCCTCAAAAGCCTGCAAGGTCAAGAAGAGCGCCTGAAGCGGGGGAAATTGCTGGTGCTTTTTGGTTGTGGCGGTGATCGCGATTCTCTCAAGCGCCCTTTGATGGGCCAGGCCGTTGCAAAGCTGGCCGATTTTGCGTGGGTCACCAGTGACAATCCCAGAACCGAAGATCCTAAAAAAATAGTGGATCAAATTTTGCCGGGTTTGAAGCAGGAAGGCTGGCAGGAAAATTCCAATTATTGTATTGAGCTGGATCGTGCAGCGGCTATTCGTTCCATTTTGCAATGCTCCAAGTCGGGGGATATTATTTTAATCGCTGGCAAAGGGCATGAGGATTATCAAATCATCGGAAAAAAGAAGATTCATTTTGACGATAGGGAAGAAGTGGAGAAGTTTTTTAAGATAGTCCCCTCTCCCCTTGAGGGAGAGGGTCAGGGAGAGGGGACCGTAAAATAA
- a CDS encoding UDP-N-acetylmuramoyl-tripeptide--D-alanyl-D-alanine ligase yields MQFSLAEILKITQAQILSGEGSPNLTSLSTDSRTVQKGDYFLCLVGEKFNAHDYMEEVAGKGAAALILEKKYFKPAQHQNLPLLLIGVEDTLKALGDLAQAWRARFSIPVLGIGGSNGKTTTKDMCAAILSEYYSTLATEGNLNNLIGVPKMIAKLDARHQAAIFELGMNDFGELARLTEIAQPTLGLLTNIGFEHLEKLKSLEGVAQAEAELFETLPSGSLALVNEDDPYISKMKTKAYRLTFGLENPADIFCSAWEMEAQKIIFEVCYLGKKYSFYCEALGEANLRNALAAVAVGFALALPYEAIKRGLQKFKARAMRMELISLGKKTLLNDCYNANPSSMEVALQSLAGLKKGKKALAILGEMRELGHFAAEGHRRVGKIVVKNQIDYLVSIGPYAQEMLQAAVASGLEASHALAASNLEEAEQKIKEWAQEASFIIVKGSRGAKMERVTELLKKSPL; encoded by the coding sequence ATGCAATTTTCACTCGCAGAAATATTAAAGATCACCCAGGCGCAAATCCTCTCTGGAGAGGGAAGTCCCAATCTTACTTCTCTTTCTACCGACAGCCGCACTGTGCAAAAAGGGGATTATTTTCTTTGTCTGGTCGGTGAAAAATTTAATGCCCACGATTATATGGAAGAAGTGGCTGGCAAAGGAGCCGCGGCCCTTATTTTAGAAAAAAAATATTTTAAGCCCGCGCAACATCAAAATCTTCCCCTCCTATTGATTGGGGTGGAAGACACTTTGAAGGCCCTGGGAGATCTTGCCCAGGCCTGGCGGGCCAGGTTTTCAATCCCTGTTTTGGGTATCGGTGGCAGCAATGGCAAGACGACGACGAAAGACATGTGTGCGGCTATTCTTTCAGAATATTATAGCACCCTGGCTACTGAGGGAAATCTGAACAACCTCATTGGGGTGCCCAAGATGATTGCCAAGCTGGATGCCAGACATCAGGCGGCGATCTTCGAGTTGGGAATGAACGATTTTGGAGAACTGGCGCGTTTAACCGAAATTGCCCAGCCTACGCTGGGCTTGCTCACCAATATTGGTTTTGAACATCTGGAAAAATTGAAAAGTCTGGAGGGTGTGGCCCAGGCAGAAGCTGAACTCTTCGAGACGCTACCTTCGGGTTCTTTAGCCCTAGTAAATGAGGATGATCCCTATATCTCAAAAATGAAGACGAAGGCCTACCGTCTGACTTTTGGCTTGGAAAATCCTGCCGATATTTTTTGCTCGGCCTGGGAGATGGAGGCCCAAAAAATAATTTTTGAAGTTTGTTATTTAGGTAAAAAATACTCTTTTTACTGTGAGGCCCTAGGTGAAGCAAATCTGCGCAATGCCCTGGCCGCGGTGGCTGTGGGTTTTGCTTTGGCACTTCCTTACGAGGCGATCAAAAGAGGTTTGCAAAAGTTTAAGGCCCGCGCCATGCGCATGGAATTGATTAGCCTCGGTAAAAAAACCCTACTCAACGATTGCTACAATGCCAATCCTTCCTCGATGGAAGTGGCCTTGCAAAGTCTGGCCGGATTGAAAAAAGGAAAAAAGGCCTTGGCTATTTTGGGTGAGATGCGGGAGCTGGGTCATTTTGCAGCGGAAGGTCATCGGCGTGTGGGAAAGATCGTGGTGAAAAATCAAATCGATTATCTGGTGAGCATCGGCCCCTATGCCCAAGAGATGCTGCAAGCAGCGGTGGCTAGTGGTTTGGAAGCTTCGCATGCCCTTGCAGCCAGCAATCTTGAAGAGGCCGAACAAAAAATAAAAGAATGGGCCCAAGAAGCCAGTTTCATTATTGTCAAAGGATCCCGCGGAGCCAAGATGGAGCGGGTAACAGAGTTGTTGAAGAAATCCCCCCTTTAA
- a CDS encoding phospho-N-acetylmuramoyl-pentapeptide-transferase, with translation MFYTLYEYCRTHANCEALLPYLNIFKYITFRSFGALMTSLFIFLIFGQRFINYLVQKKIGQYIREEGPKSHQGKSGTPTMGGALIIIAGVFSTLLWGNFSQEYLWLCLGVLLAYGALGFVDDYRKLLKKQNEGLSPKQKILLQSLIACVAGAILIHFSHIDTQLHFPFFKNLHPELGWYYLIVVSLVIVGASNAVNLTDGLDGLAAGPSIVAYSTYAIFSYVAGNIIISNYLQVAHVPGAGELTVFCGALVGALLGFLWFNTYPAQVFMGDTGSLSLGASLGLIAVITKNEILLIMVGGIFVIEALSVISQVTSFKLTGKRIFRMAPIHHHFELKGWAEPKVIVRFWIMSLILAILSLATLKLR, from the coding sequence ATGTTCTACACCCTCTACGAATATTGTCGAACACACGCCAATTGCGAAGCACTGCTTCCCTATTTGAATATCTTCAAATACATCACCTTCCGCTCCTTTGGCGCCTTGATGACTTCCTTGTTTATTTTTCTTATCTTTGGGCAACGCTTTATCAATTATCTGGTACAGAAAAAAATTGGTCAGTACATTCGCGAGGAAGGGCCCAAGAGTCATCAGGGAAAATCGGGAACGCCCACCATGGGGGGTGCGCTCATTATTATTGCAGGTGTTTTTTCCACCCTTCTTTGGGGAAATTTCTCTCAGGAATATTTGTGGTTGTGCCTGGGCGTGTTGCTGGCCTACGGGGCCTTGGGATTTGTGGACGATTACAGAAAGCTGCTCAAAAAACAAAACGAAGGACTCAGTCCCAAACAGAAAATATTGCTGCAGAGTTTGATCGCGTGTGTGGCAGGGGCCATCTTGATTCATTTTTCACACATCGATACCCAACTGCATTTCCCATTTTTTAAAAATCTTCATCCGGAGTTAGGCTGGTATTATTTGATTGTAGTCTCTCTGGTAATTGTGGGGGCATCGAATGCGGTGAATTTAACCGATGGATTGGATGGTCTTGCTGCAGGGCCTTCCATCGTGGCCTATTCCACCTATGCTATTTTTTCTTATGTGGCGGGCAATATCATTATCTCCAATTATTTGCAGGTGGCTCATGTGCCGGGCGCGGGAGAATTGACGGTTTTCTGCGGGGCATTGGTAGGAGCTTTACTGGGATTTCTCTGGTTCAATACCTATCCAGCCCAGGTTTTTATGGGAGATACCGGCTCTTTGTCTTTGGGCGCTTCTCTGGGGTTGATTGCTGTTATTACCAAAAATGAGATCTTGCTCATTATGGTGGGTGGAATATTTGTCATTGAGGCCTTGTCGGTGATCAGCCAGGTGACGTCCTTTAAACTCACCGGCAAACGCATCTTTCGCATGGCGCCTATCCACCACCACTTTGAACTCAAAGGTTGGGCAGAGCCCAAAGTGATTGTGCGTTTCTGGATTATGAGTTTGATCTTGGCGATTTTGTCACTGGCGACTTTGAAGTTGAGGTAG
- the murD gene encoding UDP-N-acetylmuramoyl-L-alanine--D-glutamate ligase — protein sequence MNLQNKTILVLGLGATGLAVCEFVSKRGAVVIGVDDSPLERLSEKAQSFFSNHLFSNTEDETLLENKIDLIITSPGVPLFHPLLSEAKERKIPITGELEFASHFTSAPVIAVTGTNGKSTTTELVGAMLKNAGKQVMVGGNLGEPWLSLIQKNDQPDFFVLEVSSFQLETVEHFHAHIAALLNITDDHFERHQHMRGYIDAKARICLNQNETDFFVYNSGDIHVLEMLESVQAKTIPFSSTQKVEGVYWKSESVICSRERGSYYDLSKATLEGLHNIENMMAAIAMAELAGVPASLIQKTLENFKALPHRLEWVREVQGVNYYDDSKGTNVGAVAMSVASFDKPVILILGGKDKGGDYGILKGLLRNKVKALVLIGEAKEIIRACFEGLLPILDATSMEDAVYTCSSLAAKDDVVLLSPACSSFDMFKDYKHRGDEFQKWVKKL from the coding sequence ATGAATCTTCAAAACAAAACCATCCTTGTCCTCGGCCTAGGCGCCACCGGTCTCGCGGTCTGCGAATTCGTGAGCAAGCGGGGTGCAGTCGTTATTGGTGTAGATGATTCCCCCTTGGAAAGGCTTTCCGAAAAAGCGCAAAGTTTTTTTTCTAATCATTTGTTTTCTAATACTGAAGATGAAACCCTTCTGGAAAATAAGATTGATCTGATTATTACCAGTCCGGGTGTTCCCTTGTTTCATCCTTTGCTTAGCGAAGCGAAGGAAAGAAAAATTCCTATCACCGGCGAACTGGAATTTGCTTCGCATTTTACGTCGGCTCCCGTGATTGCCGTCACGGGCACCAATGGTAAATCCACCACCACTGAACTCGTCGGCGCCATGCTGAAAAATGCAGGGAAGCAAGTAATGGTAGGCGGAAACCTGGGTGAACCCTGGCTTTCCCTCATTCAAAAAAATGATCAACCTGATTTTTTTGTGTTGGAAGTGAGCAGTTTTCAACTCGAAACCGTGGAACACTTCCATGCCCACATCGCTGCGCTCTTGAATATCACAGACGATCACTTCGAGAGGCATCAGCACATGAGGGGCTACATCGATGCCAAGGCCCGGATCTGTCTCAACCAAAACGAAACGGATTTTTTTGTCTACAACTCGGGCGATATTCACGTGTTGGAAATGCTTGAATCGGTGCAGGCGAAAACGATTCCCTTCAGTTCCACTCAGAAAGTGGAAGGGGTTTATTGGAAAAGTGAGTCCGTGATTTGTTCGAGGGAGAGGGGAAGTTACTACGATTTGTCGAAGGCAACATTGGAAGGTCTGCACAATATCGAGAATATGATGGCGGCGATTGCGATGGCAGAGCTGGCGGGGGTGCCGGCTTCCCTCATCCAAAAAACTTTGGAAAATTTCAAGGCTCTGCCTCATCGTTTGGAATGGGTGCGAGAAGTTCAAGGCGTAAATTATTATGACGATTCGAAAGGTACCAATGTTGGCGCGGTGGCCATGTCGGTAGCCAGTTTCGATAAACCGGTGATCCTTATCCTCGGTGGCAAAGACAAGGGTGGCGATTACGGCATTTTGAAAGGTCTGCTTAGAAATAAAGTAAAGGCTTTGGTGTTGATTGGTGAAGCGAAAGAAATAATTCGTGCCTGCTTTGAAGGTCTGCTTCCCATTTTAGACGCCACCAGCATGGAAGATGCAGTTTATACCTGCTCCAGCCTTGCGGCAAAAGACGATGTGGTTTTGCTTTCCCCCGCTTGTTCCAGCTTCGATATGTTTAAAGATTATAAGCATCGGGGGGATGAATTTCAAAAGTGGGTGAAGAAATTATGA
- the ftsW gene encoding putative lipid II flippase FtsW, with protein sequence MTNRKPDYWLLTSTILLILIGAMMVYSASAIFALEKYHDPFYFFKKEILFCTLGFLLLFITQRVDYHRYWKLVYPLMFITAFFCILVAIPGIGVKVGGARRWISVLGFTFQPSEMVKIALILFMAYSLTKKREKMENFSIGVLPHIIVAGGMMALIVLQKDLGTVVTLAFVMMVLLYVGGTKVSYLAGAILLFLIAFVILIMVEPYRMMRFLAYLDPWKHLADTGFQVIQSFMGFNQGGIWGAGLGQGRQKLFYLPAAHTDFILSVVGEELGLFGVLTILALFAILIIRGFRASICAPDLFGTYLALGITALFVVQSFINFGVVMGLLPTKGLPLPFISYGGTSILVMSVCVGVLLNVSSQAGTGLSGKG encoded by the coding sequence ATGACAAACAGAAAACCCGACTACTGGTTACTCACCTCCACCATTTTGCTCATCCTCATTGGGGCCATGATGGTCTATTCTGCCTCGGCCATCTTTGCCTTGGAAAAATACCACGATCCCTTTTATTTCTTTAAAAAAGAAATTCTGTTTTGCACGCTGGGTTTTCTGCTGCTCTTTATCACTCAGCGTGTCGATTACCACAGATACTGGAAATTGGTTTATCCGCTGATGTTTATCACAGCATTTTTTTGCATACTGGTGGCTATTCCAGGCATCGGAGTAAAAGTGGGTGGGGCGCGGCGTTGGATTTCAGTCTTGGGTTTTACCTTCCAGCCTTCGGAGATGGTAAAAATCGCGCTCATCCTTTTTATGGCTTATTCTCTGACTAAAAAACGTGAAAAAATGGAGAACTTTAGCATCGGGGTGCTGCCTCATATTATCGTGGCCGGTGGAATGATGGCACTCATCGTGTTGCAAAAAGATTTGGGCACGGTGGTGACTTTGGCTTTTGTGATGATGGTGCTCTTGTATGTCGGAGGAACCAAAGTTTCCTATTTAGCGGGGGCTATCCTCTTGTTCTTGATTGCCTTCGTCATCCTCATCATGGTTGAGCCCTATCGCATGATGCGATTTCTAGCTTATCTGGATCCCTGGAAACATTTAGCAGATACTGGTTTCCAGGTTATTCAATCTTTTATGGGATTTAATCAGGGAGGAATTTGGGGTGCGGGTTTGGGTCAGGGGAGGCAAAAATTATTTTATCTACCGGCGGCGCATACCGATTTTATTTTATCAGTGGTGGGCGAAGAGTTGGGTCTTTTTGGAGTTCTCACTATTTTAGCCTTGTTTGCCATCCTCATTATCCGCGGCTTTCGAGCCTCCATTTGTGCCCCCGATTTATTTGGCACTTACCTGGCTTTGGGCATTACGGCCTTGTTTGTGGTGCAATCCTTTATCAATTTTGGTGTAGTGATGGGCTTGCTTCCTACCAAAGGCCTGCCGCTTCCTTTCATCAGTTATGGGGGTACTTCCATTCTGGTGATGTCGGTCTGTGTGGGGGTGCTTCTGAACGTGTCTTCTCAGGCCGGCACTGGGTTAAGTGGGAAGGGATGA
- a CDS encoding F0F1 ATP synthase subunit epsilon, with the protein MQLEISTPSENIPSQEVDSVTLPAYWGETQVLPGHAQLITNLVEGNLQIQSKGQTHQYSISSGIADISQEKVLVLCEGLAELK; encoded by the coding sequence ATGCAACTCGAAATCTCTACCCCCTCTGAAAATATTCCTTCGCAAGAAGTAGACTCCGTCACGCTTCCTGCTTACTGGGGAGAAACCCAGGTACTGCCTGGGCACGCTCAACTCATTACTAATTTGGTAGAAGGGAATCTGCAGATTCAGTCCAAAGGACAAACCCATCAATATAGTATCAGCAGTGGAATTGCTGATATCAGCCAAGAAAAAGTTTTGGTATTGTGTGAGGGGTTGGCCGAGTTGAAATAA
- the atpD gene encoding F0F1 ATP synthase subunit beta, which yields MSELAKGKIVQVIGPVIDVRFPVGELPEVYTALKVTNASIDARPLNLVVEVAQHLGESTVRCVAMDSTDGLVRGQEVVNTGTPIQTPVGAEVLGRILNVVGEPVDQLGPVNAKKSYPIHREPPKFVDQSTEAKMFETGIKVIDLLAPYSKGGKIGLFGGAGVGKTVLIMELINNVAMQHGGYSVFAGVGERTREGNDLWLEMKESGVLKKTALVYGQMNEPPGARARVALTALSIAEYFREEENQDVLLFIDNIFRFTQAGSEVSALLGRIPSAVGYQPTLSTDMGTLQERITSTTKGSITSVQAIYVPADDLTDPAPATTFTHLDATTVLSRQIAELGIYPAVDPLDSTSRILDPQVIGEEHYNVARSVQQVLQRYKDLQDIIAILGMDELSEDDKLTVSRARKIQRFLSQPFYVAAQFTGIDGKYVKLEDTIKGFKEIVAGKYDDIPEQAFYLVGTIEEALAKAEKLASAA from the coding sequence ATGTCAGAACTAGCCAAAGGAAAAATTGTTCAAGTCATCGGACCTGTGATCGACGTCCGTTTTCCGGTAGGAGAATTGCCCGAGGTTTATACAGCCCTGAAAGTGACCAATGCTTCCATCGATGCGCGTCCTTTGAATCTCGTAGTAGAGGTAGCGCAGCACTTGGGTGAAAGCACGGTGCGTTGCGTGGCCATGGATTCCACCGATGGTTTGGTGAGGGGGCAAGAGGTAGTGAATACAGGGACTCCTATTCAAACCCCAGTGGGGGCAGAGGTGTTGGGACGCATCCTGAATGTTGTGGGTGAACCGGTGGATCAACTGGGACCTGTGAATGCCAAAAAATCTTATCCTATTCACCGGGAACCTCCCAAGTTTGTGGATCAAAGTACTGAAGCGAAGATGTTCGAGACCGGCATCAAAGTGATCGACCTCCTTGCTCCTTACTCCAAGGGAGGAAAAATCGGCCTCTTCGGAGGTGCCGGCGTGGGTAAAACCGTTCTCATCATGGAACTTATCAACAACGTGGCCATGCAACACGGTGGCTACTCTGTATTTGCTGGCGTGGGCGAGCGTACCCGAGAAGGAAACGATTTGTGGCTAGAAATGAAGGAATCCGGAGTTCTCAAGAAAACGGCCCTGGTTTACGGACAGATGAACGAACCTCCCGGCGCCCGTGCCCGGGTTGCCTTGACGGCGCTTTCCATTGCCGAATATTTCCGTGAAGAAGAAAATCAGGACGTGCTTTTGTTTATCGATAACATTTTCCGCTTCACTCAAGCCGGTTCGGAAGTGTCGGCCTTGTTGGGTCGTATCCCCTCTGCCGTCGGTTATCAGCCGACTTTGTCCACCGACATGGGCACCTTGCAAGAGCGTATTACTTCGACCACCAAAGGTTCTATCACTTCGGTTCAAGCCATCTATGTCCCTGCAGATGATTTGACTGACCCTGCACCTGCAACCACCTTCACCCATTTGGATGCGACCACCGTTCTTTCCCGTCAAATCGCCGAGCTGGGAATTTACCCTGCGGTGGATCCTCTGGATTCTACTTCTCGAATTTTGGATCCTCAGGTCATTGGGGAAGAGCATTACAATGTGGCCCGTTCCGTTCAGCAGGTCTTGCAGCGTTATAAAGATTTGCAGGATATCATCGCCATTTTGGGGATGGATGAACTCTCAGAGGACGATAAACTCACGGTATCCCGCGCCCGAAAAATCCAGCGCTTCTTGTCTCAGCCTTTCTACGTGGCCGCCCAGTTTACCGGCATCGACGGAAAATATGTAAAACTGGAGGACACCATAAAAGGCTTCAAGGAAATCGTAGCCGGGAAATACGATGACATCCCCGAACAGGCTTTTTATTTAGTCGGCACCATTGAAGAAGCCTTGGCCAAAGCCGAGAAATTGGCCTCTGCGGCTTGA
- the atpG gene encoding ATP synthase F1 subunit gamma produces the protein MATLKIIRKRISSVKNTQKITKAMKMVAAAKLRRAQTALYKARPYGRHLSRLLLKVSANVSRESHPFFNIPEQQQKSVNVVVISSDKGLCGGFNSNLLRKVHSYISLDLKHYSRVSLRVVGRKGRDFFRAKKVGIDQELAGLGEKPLYEDALKLAHEILESYLRGEFSSLYLAFNSFKSAISQEVQIRQILPLELSQTESVETLSQDVIFEPSPDEMFSALLPKALASEIYLAFLESQASELGARMSAMENATNNAKEMIGLLTLQYNRVRQAAITKELMDIVNGAESLK, from the coding sequence ATGGCTACACTAAAAATCATACGCAAACGCATTTCGAGTGTGAAGAACACTCAAAAAATTACCAAGGCCATGAAAATGGTTGCTGCGGCGAAGTTGCGTCGGGCGCAGACCGCCTTGTACAAGGCTCGTCCTTATGGGAGGCATCTGAGTCGCTTGTTGCTCAAAGTGAGTGCCAATGTTTCAAGGGAATCGCATCCCTTTTTTAATATTCCTGAGCAGCAACAAAAATCAGTCAATGTGGTGGTAATTAGTTCTGACAAGGGCTTGTGCGGAGGCTTCAATTCTAACCTGCTTCGAAAAGTGCATTCATATATTAGTCTTGATTTGAAACACTATTCCCGTGTCAGTCTTCGAGTGGTAGGGCGCAAAGGAAGAGATTTTTTCCGTGCCAAAAAAGTGGGCATCGATCAGGAGTTGGCAGGTTTAGGCGAGAAGCCCTTGTACGAAGATGCGCTGAAGTTGGCACATGAAATTTTGGAATCTTATTTGAGGGGAGAATTTTCTTCTCTTTATTTGGCCTTTAACAGTTTTAAATCGGCCATTTCCCAGGAAGTCCAGATTCGTCAGATTCTTCCCTTGGAGCTTTCTCAAACCGAGTCTGTAGAAACACTTTCACAGGATGTCATTTTTGAACCCTCTCCAGACGAAATGTTTAGCGCCTTGCTTCCAAAGGCCCTGGCCTCCGAAATTTATTTGGCCTTCCTGGAGTCCCAGGCCTCAGAGCTGGGGGCCCGAATGTCTGCGATGGAAAATGCAACGAACAATGCCAAAGAAATGATTGGCTTGCTCACCTTGCAGTACAACCGTGTCCGACAAGCGGCCATCACGAAAGAGTTGATGGATATTGTGAATGGTGCGGAATCGTTAAAATAG
- a CDS encoding F0F1 ATP synthase subunit alpha translates to MQIRPEEISQIIRQQIEGYEQIIERSEVGTVLSVGDGIARVHGLGEVMAGELIEFPGEVYGIALNLEEENVGAALMGLGAEVKEGDLVKRTGRIAEVPVGESLVGRVVNALGQAVDGLGPIESKEKRKIEVKALGIVARQPVTQPLQTGLKAVDSMIPIGRGQRELIIGDRQTGKTAIALDTIINQKGQNVYCIYVAIGQKQSTVAQVVEKLRRHGAMDYTIVVAANASEPAPLQFLAPFTGASMGEFFRDSGHHALIIYDDLSKHAVAYRQLSLLLRRPPGREAFPGDVFYLHSRLLERAAKLSADLGGGSMTALPIIETQAGDVSAYIPTNVISITDGQIYLDTDLFYSGVRPAINVGLSVSRVGGNAQIKAMKQVAGTLRLELAQFRELAAFAQFGSDLDKATQAQLARGERLVEVLKQGQYVPMPVERQVLSIFAATNGYLDAYPTDKVQKYLSEMLLFIETKHPQVLGDLNTKKTLDDDLKKKLKAALEEFKGSFT, encoded by the coding sequence ATGCAAATCAGACCCGAAGAAATCAGTCAAATTATTCGCCAGCAAATTGAAGGTTACGAGCAAATCATTGAGCGTTCCGAGGTGGGAACGGTTCTCTCGGTAGGGGATGGAATTGCACGCGTCCACGGCTTGGGTGAAGTGATGGCCGGAGAATTGATCGAATTTCCCGGGGAGGTATACGGCATCGCCCTGAATCTTGAGGAAGAAAACGTGGGGGCAGCGCTGATGGGCCTTGGCGCTGAAGTAAAAGAAGGGGATCTGGTTAAAAGAACGGGACGTATTGCTGAAGTTCCCGTGGGAGAATCCTTGGTGGGCCGCGTAGTCAATGCCTTGGGACAAGCGGTGGATGGATTGGGTCCTATCGAGAGCAAAGAGAAAAGAAAAATTGAAGTGAAGGCCCTGGGAATTGTGGCCAGACAACCGGTGACCCAACCTTTGCAGACCGGCCTAAAAGCGGTAGACTCAATGATTCCCATCGGTCGAGGTCAGCGAGAACTCATCATCGGTGACCGGCAAACCGGAAAGACCGCCATTGCCCTAGACACCATCATCAATCAAAAAGGGCAAAATGTTTATTGTATTTATGTAGCCATTGGCCAAAAACAATCCACCGTTGCCCAGGTGGTAGAAAAACTTAGACGCCACGGGGCCATGGATTACACCATCGTTGTTGCAGCCAACGCCTCCGAACCCGCTCCCCTGCAATTTCTGGCTCCTTTTACGGGTGCCAGTATGGGCGAGTTTTTTCGCGATTCGGGCCATCATGCCCTGATTATTTACGATGATTTGTCCAAGCATGCCGTGGCCTATCGCCAGCTTTCCCTTTTATTACGCCGACCTCCTGGTCGTGAGGCATTTCCTGGAGATGTGTTCTATCTACATTCTCGCTTGCTGGAACGGGCTGCCAAGCTTTCCGCCGATTTGGGCGGAGGTTCGATGACCGCCTTGCCCATCATTGAAACCCAGGCGGGGGACGTATCGGCTTATATCCCCACCAATGTGATCTCCATTACCGATGGGCAGATTTATCTGGATACTGACTTGTTTTACTCCGGCGTGCGCCCCGCGATTAACGTCGGTCTCTCGGTTTCGCGCGTAGGGGGTAATGCTCAAATTAAGGCGATGAAACAGGTTGCAGGCACTTTGCGATTGGAACTTGCCCAATTCCGTGAGCTGGCTGCCTTTGCCCAGTTTGGATCCGATTTGGACAAAGCGACACAAGCTCAACTGGCACGAGGGGAACGTTTGGTAGAGGTGTTGAAGCAAGGGCAATATGTCCCCATGCCCGTTGAAAGGCAGGTGTTAAGCATTTTTGCCGCCACGAACGGCTATCTGGATGCCTATCCTACAGATAAAGTGCAAAAATATTTAAGTGAAATGTTGCTGTTTATTGAGACCAAACATCCGCAAGTGCTGGGTGATTTAAATACTAAAAAAACTTTGGATGACGATTTGAAGAAGAAACTGAAAGCGGCGTTGGAGGAGTTTAAGGGGAGTTTTACATAG